The sequence CTTGATATTGTGCTAACAACGGATAGATCAATGATGACTAATCACCATGGTAAGGAATTTCTAGGCTTCCTCTCCACAGGCCCCATCTTCGTCTCCCTAGGTCCATTTCACAGACTCTCGGAATGGTTTCACATTTGGTTAGCGGCACCTAAGCCTAAGGTTGATAGGCTTGGCAGACCTAGGGAGGCACCTTATGGTTTAAGGAAGATTGAGGCTGCTTTAATTGATGCTGGGTTTAAGGCAGCCATCATTGACCCAGATCACGTGGCTAAGTATATTAAGAATGGCGCTAAAATACTAATGCTTAGTCACCATGATTACTTCGGCCTTAACCCACCTTCATCCACCTGGGCTGTGATAGTGGGTAAGGAACCCCTCAATGCGTACCTCTTCAGGAAGATGATGAGTAACCTTAAGCCTTACATTGATGATGCTAAGAAGACTAATGGCTTAAAGATCTTCGTAGGCGGCCCCTCAGCTTGGCAATGGCTTTACTTCCCTGAGCTCATTAATTACTATGGGGTTGACCTAGTTTTTGATGGTGAGGGGGATGTTGCGGTTGTTGAATTAGCAAGGAGGGCTCTTAATGGGGAACCAATCCCTAAGTACGTTTACCTAGGTAGGAGGGATTCACCAAGTATAGATGAGATTAAGACCATTAAGGGCGCCTCAGTTAATGGGCTTGTGGAGATTGGGCGCGGCTGCCCTAGGAGCTGCGCCTTCTGTTCAGTTACGTTAAGGGCATTACGCTGGTACCCCTTGAGTAAGATTGAGGAGGAGCTTAAGGTTAATGTGAGGAATGGGGTTGTTAATGGCTTAATACACTCTGAGGATGTGCCATTGTACGGTTCACCAACGATAATACCTAAGCCTGAGAAGTTAATTGAACTCCATAAGCTTGTTAAGAGGTACTATAAGACCCTTGCCTGGAGTCACACAACCCTTGCTGCGGTACTCTATGGTGAGAAGATGCAGGGTAAGTTAATGAGCAGGTTAGCTGAAATCATTGAGGATGAGAACCAGGACTGGTGGGGTGCGCAGGTTGGCCTTGAGACTGGTTCACGCAGGTTAGCTAAGATCATAATGCCTGGTAAGGCTGCCCCATATAAGATTGAGAATTGGTGGGATGTCGTAACGGATGCATTATCCATAATGCATGAGGTGAAGCTGATACCTGCATTAACGATAATAGTTGGGTTACCTGGGGAGACTGCTGATGACGTTAATGAAACCATTGAACTCATTGAGAGAATCAGACCTTACAGAAGCCTTGTTGTACCACTATTCTACGTACCAATGAACCACGTTAGGACTGATAAGGAGGGGTGGCTGTATAGGTATAACCTGCTCCCTGAGCATATTGAGCTTCTTAGGGTTGTGTTTAGGCATTCAGTGTATTGGTCGAGGGACATTGTGAACAAGTTCTACCTAAAGGGTCCACTACTCTTCCCAGTTAAGGTTGGGATAAACTATTTCATAGATTACATTGAGAAGAGGGTTAATGAAATTGAGGATAGGCTTGATGAAATCATTGCTAACTTAAGGAACCAGAACCTTGAGCAAAGATTCACGCCGATGAAGCTAATTCAAGAGATTAATCAAGCTAAGGCCACTAGTTAAATTCATAATCATATTAATCCTTCTTAGCCTAATCATGATTCAGTTATCTTAAGTGGTAAGCGTAAGTAATGTTATTTTCATGATGAAGCGTTATTAATTTAAATACCTAAATCACCTATTGCTGTGAGGAGTGATGAACTACGGGTCTTTCCATTGATGGGTGAAGACACTAACCGTGCTGAGTCATTACTTAGATAATGAAGCTCCTACTGCCTCTTAGTGAATTTAAACCTCTCATATATTAACTCAACTCCACTATTCTTAACTATGAACTCCGCATACACCTTAGCCCCATTAATTAGCGTGAAGTACTTGGCGTAATCACTCTTAATCTCCTCAGGAACAAGTATAGTCGACTCCTCAGTGTACTTAGTTACACTCCTCATTATTAAGTAATCACCTTGCCTAACCACACTTACCCTAACTGTGCCACCATATGATTCATAGGTCCCCTCCAACCTTGCACTAGCCTCCTCCCTCCTGAATACTTCAAGTTCCTTGCTTGGATCATGCCCAATCATCATTGTTAAGGCGTAGAGACCTATCCTGGATAATGGATAACCCTCAGCATTAGCCATAACAATTACCCCTATCTTATCACTTGGTACATAGGCCATGTATGAAGTGTAAACTAGGACTGATCCGCTGTGGCTGATGAGCCGCCTATTGAAGAATTCATCACTTACTATTAAACCATAGCCATAACCTTCATCACCCAGTGTTCTCCAGGGGACATTAATGTACTTCCTCTCAGCTAATTCCAAGTAATCTTTACCCAATACTCTTACTCCATTAAACTCACCCCTATTTATAAGCATGTTAACGTACTTTGACATGTCAATTATATTGCTTAGTAATCCTCCATCTGAGGTTATTCCAAAGGGGAATTTGCCCTTAACATGCTTCCCCTCCTTATCAATAATGTAGGGTGTAGCCTTATCCTCATCACTACTGTACTCCTCTTCCCTAAAATACGTTCTACTCATACCCAGGGGCTTGAGTATTAACTTACTCACGTAATCTTCATAGGGTAACCCAGTAACCTTCCTAATAATGTAACCGAGTAGGACATAGCCCTCATTTAGGTAGAAGAATCTCTCACCTGGCTTAGCAATAGCCCAATCTTCAGATTCCCTCATGAAGGCTATTACATCATCTGGGGTTGCTAAGGGAAGCCAGGTTTCCTCAAGTCCCAATACTCCATTTATGAAGGCTTCAGCGTAACCTAACGCCGGTATACCGCTTGAGTGAGTTAACAGGTGATGTATCAGTACTGGTTCACCCATTGGGCGTAGTCTCAATGGTACATAACGCTCCACTGGGTCCTGTAGGCTTAGTTTTCCCTCCTCAGCAAGCTTAAGTACAGCAAGTGCAGTGAAGGACTTGGTTATTGAACCAATACCGTAGGTCGTACGTGGAGTTGCCGGTAACCCCCTCTCAAGATCCTTGAAACCAAAACCCCTCGCGTAAACTAATTCACCATTCTTAACAATACCTAGGGTTAACCCAGGTATCCTGGATTCCCTCATTTTACTTATTACAAATCCCTCAAGATTACTGAAATCCATAGTACCAAACTACCCAACCTCTTAATAAATTAAGCCAATAACCCACCCTAAGGTCCCATTTTAAACAATGTTAATTTAGGGTGCTTCAACATGAATGAGAAAAGCATTAATATATTAGGTTATAGAAGCAAACCCAGGCCCCGTGGCCCAGCATGGATTAGGGCGACGGCCTGCGGACATACGGCAGAAAGCCGTAGGTCGTGGGTTCAAATCCCACCGGGGCCGCTGATTTCCTCAACATTCATTAATGATATTTACCAATGTTACTACCTACCATCACTATGATTAAACGCGCTACGGTTAAGAAACTTAGAGCAAGTAGAGAATAATCCATGAAAGATTGAAGCTTAAAAGTAAATTACCATTAGGTTTTGCTAGTGGTGCTTATCCATATGCATTAAGGAAAGGCGGTTTCCCCTTCTTGTAATGCTTTAAAGGTAGTGATTACTGCAGATAGCATGAGCCGAGATATTAGGGTTGAGGACTTAAGCCTTGAGGAGAAGGTTCAATTACTAGTTGGTGCATCATGGCATTTAAGGAGAATTCACGGCACCGCTGGTGAAACTAGGCCTGTTAGGGGTTTACCAATGGTGGCTATGGCCGATGGCCCCTCAGGCATTAGGATTGAACCTAATCCAATCAGAAGGTGGCCTGCTACTGCCTTTCCAGTACCCATTATGCTTGCGTCAACCTGGAATCCTGAGTTAGTGGAGGCTGTGGGTAGGGCTATGGGTGAGGAGGCTAGGGATTATGGCATAGGAGTATTCCTTGCACCAGGCATTAATATTCATAGGCATCCATTGTGCGGTAGGAACTTTGAATACTTCTCAGAGGACCCACTCCTGGCCGGTAAGATTGCTGTAGCCTACGTTAAGGGTGTTCAATCGGTTGGTGTTGCAGCAACTCCAAAGCACTTCGCTGCTAATGAGCAGGAGACTAATAGGACTACTGTGGACACTATTGTTGATGAGAGGACTCTTAGGGAAATTTACTTGAAGCCATTTGAAATAGTTGTTAAGGAGGCTAAGCCATGGGCAATAATGAGCTCCTACAATAAGCTTAACGGTAAGTACACTTCTCAGAATGAATGGTTGTTAACTAAGGTGCTTAGGGAGGAGTGGGGGTTTGATGGTATAGTAATGAGCGACTGGGGGGCTGGAGATAACCCTATTGAGCAGGTTAAGGCTGGAAATGACTTAATAATGCCGGGCAGTGATGAAATTGTCTCTAGGCTTATTGAGGCTGTTAAGAGGGGTGAATTAAGTGAGGACTACGTTAATAGGAGTGCAGCTAGGGTTCTCGAATTCATTAAGAGGACTCCCGCCTATAAGGGCTATAAGCCAACCAATGCCCCTAACCTTAAGGAGCACAGTAAGTTAGCCTATGAAGCCGCCGCTGAGGGCGTGGTCCTGCTTAAGAATAATAATGAAGCATTACCGCTCAATACTAATGCTAAGGTGGCCTTATTCGGTACTGGGCAGATTGAGACTAATAGGGGTGGTTTAGGTAGTGGGCACACTCACCCAAGGTACTTCATAAATATCCTAGATGGCTTAAGGAACGGTGGATTAAGGGTTGATGAGGAGTTATCATCAATTTACGTTAATTACGTTAAGGAGAACAGGGGTGAGGACTACTTATGCGCCCTGTATTATGAGGAGGCCTACTCAGAGCCCCTGCCTCAGGACGTAGTAAGTGAGGAGCAGGTTAGGAAGTACGCTGAACGCAATGATGCGGCTGTAGTGGTTATATCAAGGAATTCTGGTGAGGGTTGGGATAGGAGGGCCATTAAGGGTGATTATTACTTAACCGATAGTGAACGCAGGCTCATTGAGGTAGTCTCCAAGCAATTCCACGCATTAGGTAGAAGGGTTATAGTTGTATTAAACGTTCCATCACCCATTGAGGTGGTTAGTTGGAGGGATTTAGTTGATGCAATAATCCTAGTGTGGTTACCTGGACAGGAGGCTGGTAGAGTTGTGGCTGATGTCCTCACTGGTAGGATTAACCCATCAGGTAAATTACCCACAACATTCCCAAGGGACTGGAGTGATGTGCCGGCAGCCAAGGCTGTGGAATGTTACCCTGGAACACCTCCAGATAACCCCAAGGTGGTTAAGTACTGCGAAGGAGTTTACGTTGGGTACCGTTACTACGATAAGTATGGTATTGAACCTGCCTATGAATTTGGCTTCGGCCTATCCTACACCAGGTTCGAGTACAGGA is a genomic window of Caldivirga sp. containing:
- a CDS encoding radical SAM protein, coding for MVKESESLDIVLTTDRSMMTNHHGKEFLGFLSTGPIFVSLGPFHRLSEWFHIWLAAPKPKVDRLGRPREAPYGLRKIEAALIDAGFKAAIIDPDHVAKYIKNGAKILMLSHHDYFGLNPPSSTWAVIVGKEPLNAYLFRKMMSNLKPYIDDAKKTNGLKIFVGGPSAWQWLYFPELINYYGVDLVFDGEGDVAVVELARRALNGEPIPKYVYLGRRDSPSIDEIKTIKGASVNGLVEIGRGCPRSCAFCSVTLRALRWYPLSKIEEELKVNVRNGVVNGLIHSEDVPLYGSPTIIPKPEKLIELHKLVKRYYKTLAWSHTTLAAVLYGEKMQGKLMSRLAEIIEDENQDWWGAQVGLETGSRRLAKIIMPGKAAPYKIENWWDVVTDALSIMHEVKLIPALTIIVGLPGETADDVNETIELIERIRPYRSLVVPLFYVPMNHVRTDKEGWLYRYNLLPEHIELLRVVFRHSVYWSRDIVNKFYLKGPLLFPVKVGINYFIDYIEKRVNEIEDRLDEIIANLRNQNLEQRFTPMKLIQEINQAKATS
- a CDS encoding glycoside hydrolase family 3 N-terminal domain-containing protein, giving the protein MSRDIRVEDLSLEEKVQLLVGASWHLRRIHGTAGETRPVRGLPMVAMADGPSGIRIEPNPIRRWPATAFPVPIMLASTWNPELVEAVGRAMGEEARDYGIGVFLAPGINIHRHPLCGRNFEYFSEDPLLAGKIAVAYVKGVQSVGVAATPKHFAANEQETNRTTVDTIVDERTLREIYLKPFEIVVKEAKPWAIMSSYNKLNGKYTSQNEWLLTKVLREEWGFDGIVMSDWGAGDNPIEQVKAGNDLIMPGSDEIVSRLIEAVKRGELSEDYVNRSAARVLEFIKRTPAYKGYKPTNAPNLKEHSKLAYEAAAEGVVLLKNNNEALPLNTNAKVALFGTGQIETNRGGLGSGHTHPRYFINILDGLRNGGLRVDEELSSIYVNYVKENRGEDYLCALYYEEAYSEPLPQDVVSEEQVRKYAERNDAAVVVISRNSGEGWDRRAIKGDYYLTDSERRLIEVVSKQFHALGRRVIVVLNVPSPIEVVSWRDLVDAIILVWLPGQEAGRVVADVLTGRINPSGKLPTTFPRDWSDVPAAKAVECYPGTPPDNPKVVKYCEGVYVGYRYYDKYGIEPAYEFGFGLSYTRFEYRNLRVTIDDSVKVSFDVINVGKYPGKEIAQVYVKAPQGSLDKPVQELKAFKKTRLLNPGEVDHIELTINIKELASFNDAKGLWIVDKGEYEVRVGASSRDIRLTSKFTLNNEISFKP
- a CDS encoding serine hydrolase; protein product: MDFSNLEGFVISKMRESRIPGLTLGIVKNGELVYARGFGFKDLERGLPATPRTTYGIGSITKSFTALAVLKLAEEGKLSLQDPVERYVPLRLRPMGEPVLIHHLLTHSSGIPALGYAEAFINGVLGLEETWLPLATPDDVIAFMRESEDWAIAKPGERFFYLNEGYVLLGYIIRKVTGLPYEDYVSKLILKPLGMSRTYFREEEYSSDEDKATPYIIDKEGKHVKGKFPFGITSDGGLLSNIIDMSKYVNMLINRGEFNGVRVLGKDYLELAERKYINVPWRTLGDEGYGYGLIVSDEFFNRRLISHSGSVLVYTSYMAYVPSDKIGVIVMANAEGYPLSRIGLYALTMMIGHDPSKELEVFRREEASARLEGTYESYGGTVRVSVVRQGDYLIMRSVTKYTEESTILVPEEIKSDYAKYFTLINGAKVYAEFIVKNSGVELIYERFKFTKRQ